Proteins co-encoded in one Prescottella sp. R16 genomic window:
- the fepB gene encoding Fe2+-enterobactin ABC transporter substrate-binding protein, translated as MPRTPLHRRSAGTRVAVALGALAIGLTTAACSSGDTAADTTTTSSTSGEWPRTVDTARGPVTLDAQPQRIVSTSVTLTGSLLSLDAPLIGTGAQPKSTVTTDDGLFTQWADIAAERDVEVLYQGQPNIEKITTAAPDLIVVSTSGADSAAQQVETLSKIAPTLLFDYSDKSWQDLTTQLAAAIGREDRAKELLAGFDTTVDRAKEAIAPALAAGAAPVNILTYNSPEDSKIFTDESAQGRLATRLGLTVADLPDTIAGPGATAGRSDIVSVNVENLPLALTGTTTFVVNARQPGVDRLKADPTLAAVPSVQRGAVYPLDYDSFRLDYYSANNVVDRIVDALT; from the coding sequence TTGCCCCGAACTCCCCTCCACCGACGTTCCGCCGGCACCCGCGTCGCCGTCGCACTCGGCGCACTCGCCATCGGCCTCACCACCGCGGCCTGCTCGTCCGGCGACACCGCCGCCGACACGACCACCACCAGCAGCACGTCGGGCGAGTGGCCCCGCACCGTCGACACCGCCCGCGGGCCCGTCACCCTCGACGCACAACCCCAGCGCATCGTGTCCACGAGCGTCACCCTGACAGGCTCCCTGCTGTCGCTCGACGCCCCGCTGATCGGCACCGGCGCACAGCCCAAGAGCACCGTCACCACCGACGACGGCCTGTTCACACAGTGGGCCGACATCGCCGCCGAACGCGATGTCGAGGTGCTCTACCAGGGACAACCGAACATCGAGAAGATCACCACCGCCGCCCCGGACCTGATCGTGGTGTCCACCAGTGGTGCCGACTCCGCCGCGCAGCAGGTCGAGACGCTGTCGAAGATCGCCCCGACTCTGCTGTTCGACTACTCGGACAAGTCGTGGCAGGACCTCACCACCCAACTGGCCGCCGCGATCGGCAGGGAGGACCGGGCGAAGGAACTGCTCGCCGGGTTCGACACCACCGTCGACCGGGCGAAGGAGGCGATCGCGCCCGCACTGGCCGCCGGCGCCGCACCGGTGAACATCCTCACCTACAACTCGCCCGAGGATTCGAAGATCTTCACCGACGAGTCGGCGCAGGGCCGCCTCGCCACCCGTCTCGGCCTCACCGTCGCCGACCTTCCCGACACGATCGCCGGCCCCGGCGCCACCGCGGGCCGCTCCGACATCGTCAGCGTCAACGTGGAGAACCTCCCGCTCGCCCTGACCGGTACGACGACGTTCGTCGTCAACGCCCGGCAACCCGGCGTCGACCGGCTGAAAGCCGATCCGACCCTCGCGGCTGTGCCGTCGGTGCAGCGCGGCGCGGTGTACCCGCTCGACTACGACAGCTTCCGCCTGGACTACTACAGCGCCAACAACGTCGTCGACCGCATCGTGGACGCCCTGACCTGA
- the fes gene encoding enterochelin esterase: MELSAQALAERLRTEGGPLIDPGPPGRVTATFVWRAPEDSTVSHVYLDANGITDRRTPERNALQQVPGTDLWAIVLEIPERWRGGYGFLPLDAPITGPVDGQTEWQWWRGILAALVTDPANPRAVFGSTGLPKRSEAVMPAASEQLWWHVGPPRGTLTEEIRSLAGVQRSIWLYEPPGIADVDRPVLVVFDGRVAAVEIPHPAGFDRFEERGYRVPLVVMIDSVSPDLRSEELPCSASFLDALTGDLLPYLRERWSATADPASVLVGGSSYGGLAATYAALCAPDSFGGAVSLSGSFWWPRDGTGRSVQSRLDDLTAHGSRFWMAAGTLEPRLIDENREVRDLLRAAGFDVEYREFCGGHDYAHWRELLIEGAATLLGQARAVSSVGKSG, encoded by the coding sequence GTGGAACTGTCGGCACAGGCTCTCGCGGAACGTCTGCGCACGGAGGGCGGGCCGCTGATCGACCCGGGTCCGCCCGGCCGGGTGACGGCCACCTTCGTCTGGCGGGCGCCCGAGGATTCGACGGTCTCCCACGTCTATCTCGACGCCAACGGGATCACCGACCGCCGTACACCGGAACGCAATGCACTGCAGCAGGTTCCGGGAACAGACCTGTGGGCGATCGTGCTCGAGATTCCCGAGCGGTGGCGCGGCGGTTACGGATTCCTGCCGCTCGACGCGCCCATCACCGGGCCCGTGGACGGGCAGACGGAGTGGCAGTGGTGGCGTGGCATCCTCGCCGCACTCGTCACCGACCCGGCGAACCCGCGTGCGGTGTTCGGGTCGACGGGACTGCCGAAGCGGTCCGAGGCCGTCATGCCGGCGGCGTCCGAGCAACTGTGGTGGCACGTCGGTCCGCCGCGCGGGACGCTGACCGAGGAGATCCGGTCGCTGGCCGGAGTGCAGCGCAGTATCTGGCTCTACGAGCCGCCCGGTATCGCCGACGTCGACCGGCCCGTTCTCGTCGTGTTCGACGGACGTGTCGCCGCGGTCGAGATCCCACACCCGGCCGGGTTCGACCGGTTCGAGGAACGCGGGTACCGGGTACCGCTCGTCGTGATGATCGACAGCGTTTCCCCGGACCTCCGTTCGGAGGAACTACCTTGTAGCGCAAGCTTTCTCGATGCCCTGACCGGTGATCTGCTGCCGTATCTGCGGGAGCGGTGGTCGGCCACCGCCGATCCGGCGTCGGTGCTCGTCGGCGGCTCCAGTTACGGCGGACTCGCCGCAACGTACGCGGCCCTGTGTGCGCCCGACTCGTTCGGGGGAGCCGTCAGCCTGTCCGGGTCGTTCTGGTGGCCGCGCGACGGGACCGGCCGCTCCGTGCAGTCGCGACTCGATGACCTGACGGCGCACGGCTCCCGTTTCTGGATGGCCGCCGGCACCCTCGAACCCCGTCTGATCGACGAGAACCGCGAGGTTCGGGACCTGCTCCGGGCTGCAGGATTCGACGTCGAATACCGCGAGTTCTGCGGCGGCCACGATTACGCCCACTGGCGGGAACTGCTGATCGAGGGTGCGGCGACGCTGCTGGGTCAGGCCCGCGCGGTGTCGAGTGTCGGGAAATCCGGATAA
- a CDS encoding recombinase family protein, whose amino-acid sequence MTVQRQSLRAIVGARVSVVQGPQKVSHLAQLETATKWAEAKGYEIVGSFEDLGVSAEKRPEDRPDLGPWLTEEGAAQWDVIVWSKMDRAFRSTRHCVDFARWAEERHKVVAFADDGLVLDYRPGVDKGIDSMMAELFVYLGSFFAQLELNRFKTRAQDSHRALRQMDRWASGVPPLGFKVVDHPSGKGRGLATDPVGKELLHEMASRLLDGWSYIRITTWLNETGALTNMDRARVARGVPANARPWTVNTVSEALTSLRTQGLKMTGKGPSARVVLDAEGDPIVMAPPTFDAATWKQIQEAAQLRKLNGRKPTQTSNPMLGVGVCGCSGCPACGEDGPCGASLAQQVTRKKLASGDATEYRHYRCGRTPLHCKGTFTRADDADAEMERMFLAKWGDTKVTRRVFVQGEDHAAELEQVNATINRLRSESDAGLLTTPADETLWLERMKAQVAKRDQLAATPSRASGWVTEETEQTYREVWETADRRQLLIDHGARFVVDPKQEGGGLRRMDMMPPQNMPKLPEDLDLGGWLKPELVSIEFE is encoded by the coding sequence ATGACTGTGCAACGCCAGTCGCTACGCGCCATCGTTGGCGCCCGCGTGTCGGTAGTTCAAGGGCCTCAAAAGGTCTCGCACCTGGCCCAGCTCGAGACTGCCACCAAGTGGGCGGAAGCCAAGGGGTACGAGATCGTAGGTTCGTTCGAGGATCTCGGCGTGTCGGCTGAGAAGCGCCCGGAGGATCGGCCGGACCTCGGTCCGTGGCTGACCGAGGAGGGCGCTGCCCAGTGGGACGTGATCGTCTGGTCGAAGATGGACCGGGCTTTCCGGTCGACCCGGCACTGTGTCGACTTCGCCCGGTGGGCTGAGGAGCGTCACAAGGTCGTTGCGTTCGCCGACGACGGTCTTGTACTCGACTACCGGCCCGGAGTCGACAAGGGCATCGATTCCATGATGGCCGAGCTGTTCGTGTACCTCGGCTCGTTCTTCGCTCAGCTCGAACTCAACCGGTTCAAGACTCGCGCCCAGGACTCGCACCGGGCGCTGCGGCAGATGGATCGGTGGGCATCGGGGGTGCCCCCTCTCGGGTTCAAGGTGGTCGACCACCCCAGCGGCAAGGGCCGGGGGCTGGCGACCGACCCGGTCGGCAAGGAGTTGCTCCACGAGATGGCGAGCCGCCTGCTCGACGGCTGGTCATACATCCGCATCACAACCTGGTTGAACGAGACCGGAGCACTCACGAACATGGACCGGGCTCGGGTGGCCAGGGGAGTGCCGGCCAATGCCCGACCGTGGACGGTAAACACCGTCAGCGAGGCTTTGACCTCGCTCCGGACGCAGGGTTTGAAGATGACCGGGAAGGGTCCGAGCGCGAGGGTCGTACTCGACGCCGAGGGCGATCCGATCGTGATGGCTCCGCCGACGTTTGACGCTGCCACCTGGAAGCAGATCCAGGAGGCTGCCCAGCTCCGCAAGCTGAACGGTCGGAAGCCGACCCAGACCTCGAACCCGATGCTCGGTGTAGGCGTCTGCGGCTGCTCCGGCTGCCCAGCCTGTGGCGAGGACGGCCCGTGCGGGGCCTCGCTGGCCCAGCAGGTGACCAGGAAGAAGCTGGCCTCAGGAGATGCCACCGAGTACCGGCACTACCGGTGCGGACGGACGCCGCTGCACTGCAAGGGGACGTTTACCCGAGCCGACGACGCTGACGCTGAGATGGAACGGATGTTCCTGGCCAAGTGGGGAGACACCAAGGTCACCCGGCGCGTGTTCGTACAGGGCGAGGACCACGCCGCCGAGCTGGAGCAGGTGAACGCAACCATCAACCGGTTGCGGTCCGAGTCCGACGCTGGCCTGTTGACCACGCCAGCGGACGAGACGCTGTGGCTCGAGCGCATGAAAGCTCAGGTGGCGAAGCGGGACCAGCTCGCTGCGACGCCGTCGCGTGCGTCGGGGTGGGTGACCGAGGAGACCGAGCAGACGTATCGGGAGGTCTGGGAGACCGCCGACCGGCGTCAGCTCCTGATCGACCACGGTGCGCGGTTCGTGGTCGATCCGAAGCAGGAGGGAGGAGGGCTGCGGCGGATGGACATGATGCCGCCGCAGAACATGCCCAAGCTCCCCGAGGATCTGGACCTCGGCGGGTGGCTCAAGCCCGAGTTGGTCTCTATCGAGTTCGAGTGA
- a CDS encoding phage major capsid protein encodes MAVLNNNLANAFTPEDYGKLIDTEVDAKSVAFQAATVVNTDKHQVRFPVLLSDPETGWYAENTPITLVDPETNEIVVIPSKVAGLTQVSNEAVDDTDPAVAAIIGQALARDIGKKIDAAFFGNTVTNGPSGLLSVSGVQVVDTGAGWTTLDYVHDAKSQAMAHGADLTHIVLAPDVALALSKAKTGTGSNQGLLETVDDGIKLAGLIALVSPAVSAGNAWALDSSQAMAVRRKGTTVSQSKDAAFGSDATQIRAVSRVGFGFANPAGIVRLHDAA; translated from the coding sequence ATGGCAGTTCTGAACAACAACCTCGCCAACGCCTTCACCCCGGAGGACTACGGCAAGCTGATCGATACCGAGGTCGACGCGAAGTCGGTTGCGTTCCAGGCCGCGACCGTCGTCAACACCGACAAGCACCAGGTTCGTTTCCCGGTGCTGCTCTCGGATCCCGAGACCGGCTGGTACGCCGAGAACACCCCGATCACCCTGGTCGACCCGGAGACGAACGAGATCGTCGTGATCCCGTCCAAGGTTGCGGGTCTGACCCAGGTCTCGAACGAGGCTGTCGACGACACCGATCCGGCGGTCGCCGCGATCATCGGCCAGGCGCTGGCTCGTGACATCGGCAAGAAGATCGATGCCGCGTTCTTCGGCAACACCGTCACCAACGGCCCGTCGGGCCTGCTCTCGGTCTCGGGTGTCCAGGTGGTCGACACCGGTGCCGGTTGGACCACGCTCGATTACGTCCACGACGCGAAGTCTCAGGCGATGGCCCACGGTGCCGACCTGACCCACATCGTCCTGGCCCCGGACGTGGCTCTGGCGCTGTCCAAGGCCAAGACCGGCACCGGCTCGAACCAGGGCCTGCTCGAGACCGTGGACGACGGCATCAAGCTCGCTGGCCTGATCGCTCTGGTCTCGCCTGCGGTTTCGGCCGGCAACGCTTGGGCGCTGGATTCCTCGCAGGCCATGGCCGTTCGCCGCAAGGGCACCACGGTCTCGCAGTCGAAGGATGCCGCGTTCGGTTCGGACGCGACCCAGATCCGCGCCGTCTCCCGCGTCGGGTTCGGCTTCGCGAACCCCGCTGGCATCGTCCGTCTGCACGATGCCGCCTGA
- a CDS encoding Gp19/Gp15/Gp42 family protein, with translation MPYATADDVQAVLGRALTPEEAGMVNRRLEQVERMIIRRIPDLADQITSGAIDQADVVDIEAEAVLRVVRNPEGLFSETDGTYGYQLDRETASGKLQILPEEWQTFGIRPSKMHMIVPNLVAPARRPMFGAGG, from the coding sequence ATGCCCTACGCAACCGCTGACGATGTCCAGGCCGTACTCGGTCGGGCGCTGACGCCCGAAGAGGCCGGGATGGTCAACCGGCGACTCGAACAGGTCGAGCGCATGATCATTCGCCGGATCCCGGATCTGGCTGACCAGATCACCTCGGGAGCTATCGACCAGGCCGACGTGGTCGACATCGAGGCCGAGGCCGTCCTCCGGGTGGTCCGCAACCCCGAGGGCCTGTTCTCCGAGACGGATGGAACCTACGGCTACCAGCTCGACCGTGAGACCGCATCCGGCAAGCTGCAGATCCTCCCGGAGGAGTGGCAGACGTTCGGGATCCGCCCGAGCAAGATGCACATGATCGTGCCGAATCTGGTTGCCCCGGCACGCCGCCCGATGTTCGGGGCAGGTGGCTGA
- a CDS encoding ammonium transporter, giving the protein MLDTIDPATTAWLLVSTALVLLMTPGLALFYGGMVRSKGVLNMIMMSFVSIALVTVVWLVAGYSLAFGDDIGGGLLGGLEHLGMAGITPDTTRSGIPEFLFATFQLTFAILTAALISGAIADRAKFSSWMVFVPVWALAVYVPVAHWVWGPDGWIAKLGALDFAGGLVVEIVSGASALALALVLGPRIGFRSEPMRPHNLPMVLLGVGLLWFGWFGFNAGSAMAADGRAAAVFLNTLVAGCTGLLGWLFVEQKRDGHPTTFGAASGVVAGLVAITPSCGWVSMLGAAVVGVVAGAVCSFAVGWKFRFGYDDSLDVVGVHLVGGIVGTLLIGLLAAEVMTGGVEGLLYGGGVAQLGKQTLAVAVVGLYAFGVTYGLGKILDRWIGFRITADQETTGIDLALHAESAYEHAVLAHGTQPGLFGREPERPRQRADEDEA; this is encoded by the coding sequence ATGCTCGACACGATCGATCCCGCGACGACGGCGTGGCTGTTGGTGAGTACGGCGCTGGTGTTGTTGATGACGCCGGGCCTCGCCCTGTTCTACGGCGGCATGGTGCGGTCGAAGGGCGTCCTCAACATGATCATGATGAGTTTCGTGTCGATCGCACTGGTGACGGTGGTGTGGCTGGTGGCCGGCTACAGCCTGGCGTTCGGCGACGACATCGGTGGTGGTCTCCTGGGCGGGCTCGAACATCTCGGCATGGCCGGCATCACCCCGGACACCACCCGGTCCGGGATACCCGAGTTCCTGTTCGCGACGTTCCAGCTGACGTTCGCGATCCTCACCGCCGCCCTGATCAGCGGGGCGATCGCCGACCGGGCGAAGTTCTCGTCGTGGATGGTGTTCGTGCCGGTATGGGCGCTGGCGGTGTACGTGCCGGTCGCGCACTGGGTGTGGGGGCCGGACGGCTGGATCGCGAAGCTCGGCGCCCTCGATTTCGCGGGCGGACTCGTCGTGGAGATCGTGTCGGGGGCGTCGGCGCTGGCGTTGGCGCTGGTACTGGGGCCGCGGATCGGGTTCCGCAGCGAGCCGATGCGCCCGCACAATCTGCCGATGGTGCTGCTCGGGGTGGGCCTGCTGTGGTTCGGCTGGTTCGGCTTCAACGCCGGCTCCGCGATGGCCGCCGACGGCCGTGCCGCCGCGGTGTTCCTCAACACCCTGGTCGCCGGCTGCACCGGGCTGCTCGGCTGGCTGTTCGTCGAACAGAAGCGTGACGGCCACCCCACCACGTTCGGTGCCGCGTCGGGTGTCGTCGCCGGCCTGGTCGCGATCACCCCGTCGTGTGGCTGGGTGAGCATGCTCGGCGCCGCGGTCGTCGGTGTCGTCGCGGGCGCCGTCTGCTCGTTCGCGGTGGGCTGGAAGTTCCGTTTCGGCTACGACGACTCCCTCGATGTCGTCGGCGTCCACCTCGTCGGTGGCATCGTCGGCACCCTGCTCATCGGTCTGCTCGCCGCCGAGGTCATGACCGGCGGCGTCGAGGGGCTGCTGTACGGCGGCGGTGTCGCCCAGCTCGGCAAGCAGACCCTCGCGGTCGCCGTCGTCGGCCTCTACGCCTTCGGTGTCACGTACGGGCTCGGCAAGATCCTCGACCGCTGGATCGGCTTCCGCATCACCGCCGATCAAGAGACGACCGGCATCGACCTCGCCCTGCACGCCGAATCCGCCTACGAGCACGCCGTCCTCGCCCACGGCACCCAGCCCGGGCTGTTCGGCCGGGAACCCGAACGTCCCCGTCAGCGCGCCGACGAGGACGAGGCCTGA
- a CDS encoding DNA polymerase III subunit gamma and tau: MALYRKYRPASFAEVVGQEHVTEPLSTALDAGRINHAYLFSGPRGCGKTSSARILARSLNCVQGPTSTPCGECSSCVALGPGGTGNLDVIELDAASHGGVDDTRELRDRAFYAPAESRYRIFIIDEAHMVTNAGFNALLKIVEEPPEHLIFVFATTEPEKVLPTIRSRTHHYPFRLLAPTAMRGLLEKICTQEHVQVEDAVYPLVIRAGGGSPRDSLSVLDQLLAGAGDDGVTYPRALALLGVTDVALIDEAVDALAANDGAALFGTVDKVMDAGHDPRRFAVDLLERLRDLILMRAVPDAGERGLVDAPGDVLDRMREEAERIGPATLARYAELVHEGLGEMRGATAPRLLLEVVCARMLLPSASDAESAVLQRLERIEQGVVIPAATAAAATAPPRPAVEQPSGPPPSGPVYQRPSQRRAADAAPQPQPTPPAPTPPAPTPPAPTPPAPTPPAPTAPPVQRAPEPEPAPVPEPEPAPEPEPAPAPEAAPAPEPRPEPAPAPEPAPAPEPAPEPVASGRPDAAAIRAVWSEVRAKVRDRSRTVEVMLSGATVRSVDGARVVLGHDSAPLAKRLVEPRNSDVIRAALHDVFGGDWEVTCEHGAAPAAAAPSRSAPQQAKAPAAPRFSRPSQGRAAQPPAPRRSASPVDDIPPPEAPDYPDDPGPPPADYDYDAPPPPSTPEDEEEMMAEAAQPSTQTERRDPDEVAGELLTDILGARKLDG; the protein is encoded by the coding sequence GTGGCCCTGTACCGGAAGTATCGACCAGCTTCGTTCGCTGAGGTGGTGGGTCAGGAGCACGTCACCGAGCCCCTGAGCACCGCCCTGGATGCCGGACGCATCAATCACGCCTACCTGTTCTCGGGTCCGCGTGGCTGCGGTAAGACGTCGTCGGCGCGTATTTTGGCGCGGTCGCTGAACTGTGTGCAGGGGCCGACGTCGACGCCGTGCGGGGAGTGCTCGTCGTGTGTGGCGCTCGGTCCGGGCGGGACGGGCAATCTCGATGTGATCGAGTTGGACGCGGCCAGTCACGGTGGTGTGGACGACACGCGTGAGCTGCGGGACCGGGCGTTCTATGCGCCCGCCGAGTCGCGGTACCGGATCTTCATCATCGACGAGGCCCACATGGTCACCAACGCAGGTTTCAATGCCCTGCTGAAGATCGTGGAGGAGCCGCCGGAGCATCTGATCTTCGTGTTCGCGACGACGGAGCCGGAGAAGGTGCTGCCGACGATCCGGTCGCGGACACACCACTATCCGTTCCGGTTGCTGGCACCGACGGCGATGCGCGGACTGTTGGAGAAGATCTGCACGCAGGAGCATGTGCAGGTCGAGGACGCCGTGTATCCGCTGGTGATTCGGGCCGGTGGTGGTTCGCCGCGTGACTCGCTCAGCGTGCTCGACCAATTGTTGGCCGGTGCCGGCGACGACGGGGTGACGTATCCGCGGGCGCTCGCGCTGCTCGGTGTCACCGATGTGGCGCTCATCGACGAGGCCGTCGACGCTCTCGCCGCGAACGACGGCGCGGCCCTGTTCGGGACCGTCGACAAGGTGATGGACGCCGGGCACGACCCGCGCCGGTTCGCCGTCGACCTGCTCGAGCGGCTGCGCGACCTGATCCTCATGCGGGCCGTGCCGGACGCCGGGGAGCGGGGTCTGGTCGATGCACCCGGCGACGTGCTGGACCGGATGCGGGAGGAAGCCGAACGGATCGGCCCTGCCACCCTGGCCCGCTACGCCGAACTCGTCCACGAAGGACTCGGGGAGATGCGCGGCGCGACCGCGCCACGGCTGCTCCTCGAGGTGGTGTGCGCCCGCATGCTGCTGCCGTCCGCGTCGGACGCGGAATCGGCTGTGCTGCAACGACTCGAACGAATCGAACAGGGCGTGGTGATCCCGGCTGCTACCGCGGCCGCCGCGACGGCGCCACCCCGGCCGGCCGTCGAACAACCCTCCGGACCGCCGCCGTCGGGGCCCGTCTACCAGCGGCCGTCGCAGCGACGCGCTGCCGACGCCGCACCGCAGCCGCAGCCGACGCCGCCTGCCCCGACGCCGCCTGCCCCGACGCCGCCTGCCCCGACGCCGCCTGCCCCGACGCCGCCTGCGCCGACGGCGCCGCCCGTACAGCGGGCTCCGGAACCCGAGCCTGCCCCGGTTCCGGAACCCGAGCCTGCCCCGGAACCCGAGCCTGCCCCGGCTCCGGAAGCCGCCCCGGCTCCCGAGCCCCGGCCCGAACCGGCTCCGGCTCCCGAACCGGCTCCGGCTCCCGAACCGGCTCCGGAACCGGTGGCGTCGGGCCGTCCCGATGCGGCCGCGATCCGGGCGGTGTGGTCGGAGGTGCGGGCGAAGGTGCGGGACCGTAGCCGCACCGTCGAGGTGATGCTGTCGGGTGCGACGGTGCGTTCGGTGGACGGTGCGCGGGTGGTGCTGGGGCACGATTCGGCGCCGCTCGCGAAGCGTCTCGTCGAACCCCGCAACAGCGACGTGATCCGTGCGGCCCTGCACGACGTGTTCGGTGGCGACTGGGAGGTGACGTGTGAGCACGGGGCCGCACCGGCCGCTGCCGCCCCGTCCCGGTCGGCGCCGCAGCAGGCGAAAGCTCCGGCCGCGCCGAGGTTTTCACGCCCCAGCCAGGGGCGTGCCGCGCAGCCTCCCGCCCCGCGCCGGTCTGCGTCGCCCGTCGACGACATTCCGCCGCCCGAGGCGCCCGACTACCCGGACGATCCGGGTCCGCCGCCCGCCGACTACGACTACGACGCTCCGCCGCCGCCCTCCACCCCGGAGGACGAGGAGGAGATGATGGCGGAGGCTGCGCAGCCGTCCACGCAGACCGAACGCCGCGACCCCGACGAGGTGGCCGGGGAACTGCTCACCGACATCCTCGGAGCCCGGAAGCTCGACGGCTAG
- a CDS encoding TetR/AcrR family transcriptional regulator — MVLSADADARIVTAVLDLLRSRGPGAVTVESVATLSGVAKTTIYRRYADRREMLTAALAPLATPLQAPPAPDARQRLHWVIEQAIASVEHGIGFGGMAALLTDEDVEFSRLFRSILASYRRQVSAVIDDAKNAGDFRADLDNDILVDAIVGAYVAERARLGDMADRDRRLFEAFWPTVENRSRSVHRAEATD, encoded by the coding sequence ATGGTTCTTTCCGCAGACGCCGATGCCCGGATCGTCACAGCAGTGCTGGACCTTCTGCGGTCCCGAGGCCCGGGTGCAGTCACGGTCGAATCGGTTGCGACTCTGTCCGGGGTCGCCAAGACGACGATCTATCGGCGGTACGCGGATCGCCGCGAAATGCTGACGGCCGCGTTGGCGCCGCTGGCGACCCCACTGCAGGCTCCCCCGGCGCCCGACGCCAGGCAGCGCCTGCACTGGGTCATCGAACAGGCCATCGCGTCGGTCGAACACGGTATCGGCTTCGGCGGTATGGCGGCCCTCCTCACCGACGAGGACGTCGAGTTCAGCCGGTTGTTCCGATCCATTCTCGCGAGCTACCGCCGGCAGGTCTCCGCAGTGATCGACGACGCGAAGAACGCCGGCGACTTCCGGGCCGACCTGGACAACGACATCCTCGTCGACGCGATCGTCGGCGCCTACGTCGCCGAGCGGGCACGGCTCGGCGACATGGCGGACCGGGACCGGCGGCTGTTCGAAGCATTCTGGCCCACAGTCGAAAACCGCTCCCGATCAGTGCACCGGGCCGAGGCCACCGACTAG
- a CDS encoding ABC transporter substrate-binding protein, with protein MAISSVWRRLAAVALVGAVATTAGCAEGDASAGSSLGLDSAAIAVNAVADPGESGDGGVLTVAEYSEPGSLDPLDTVATGVSGGSALAALYDVLVRYNAESGEYEPWLARDLVASEDFSTWTLTLRPGVTFSDGTPLDAAAVVASVQRYLTGGSDAAVISGSLESVDVVDPATVQFRLTHPWATFPHMLAMGAGMIVAPAATAGDTFTPIGAGPFTFSEYRPGEKLRLTARDDYWGGAPHVDGLEFVWIGSGTAALESLDNGNVDMATVRNVEQVRDGLASGYEGYLEPVALGSTMWINHRDGRPGADVRVREAIALAVDPSAVADRAYDGDTELAGKSIFHPESPWYTGVEPIAADPDAARALLDQAAADGYDRRLTLLVGTDPVAQQQALALQAQLQNVGFRVELDADPSVTSRITKLYVKNAFDLAIGSSAVVASDPFHQLNDTVSSTAAYNLTGYASPEMDAALVALQEAPDDDAERAALADIERLWNRDVVSVNLSTAVNAEFWRDTVHGVVPASDFMMLFGDVWKN; from the coding sequence ATGGCGATTTCTTCTGTGTGGCGAAGGTTGGCGGCGGTTGCTCTCGTGGGCGCGGTCGCGACGACTGCCGGCTGCGCCGAGGGTGATGCGTCGGCGGGCAGCAGCCTGGGCCTGGATTCGGCCGCGATCGCGGTCAACGCGGTCGCCGACCCGGGCGAGTCCGGTGACGGCGGGGTCCTCACCGTCGCGGAGTATTCCGAGCCGGGCAGCCTCGACCCGCTCGATACCGTCGCGACGGGCGTGTCCGGCGGTAGTGCGCTGGCCGCGCTCTACGACGTCCTCGTCCGGTACAACGCCGAGTCGGGGGAGTACGAGCCGTGGCTGGCCAGGGATCTCGTTGCGTCGGAAGACTTCTCGACGTGGACGCTCACCCTGCGTCCCGGTGTGACCTTCTCCGACGGGACACCGCTCGACGCCGCTGCAGTGGTTGCGAGTGTGCAGCGTTATCTGACCGGTGGTTCCGATGCCGCGGTCATCTCGGGCAGTCTCGAATCGGTGGACGTGGTCGATCCCGCGACGGTGCAGTTCCGGCTCACTCATCCGTGGGCGACGTTCCCGCACATGCTGGCGATGGGTGCCGGCATGATCGTCGCCCCGGCGGCGACAGCCGGTGACACGTTCACGCCGATCGGGGCGGGTCCGTTCACGTTCTCCGAGTACCGGCCCGGTGAGAAGCTGCGGCTCACGGCGCGGGACGACTACTGGGGCGGCGCCCCGCACGTCGACGGTCTCGAGTTCGTGTGGATCGGCTCCGGTACGGCGGCGCTCGAATCTCTGGACAACGGCAACGTCGACATGGCGACCGTCCGCAACGTCGAGCAGGTGCGCGACGGTCTCGCGTCCGGCTACGAGGGCTATCTCGAACCGGTGGCGCTGGGATCGACGATGTGGATCAATCACCGGGACGGCCGTCCGGGTGCGGACGTCCGGGTGCGGGAGGCGATCGCGCTGGCCGTCGACCCGTCGGCGGTGGCGGACCGTGCATACGACGGGGACACCGAACTGGCCGGGAAGTCGATCTTCCATCCGGAGTCGCCGTGGTACACCGGCGTCGAGCCGATCGCGGCCGACCCCGATGCGGCCCGGGCGCTGCTCGATCAGGCGGCCGCCGACGGCTACGACCGGCGGCTGACGCTGCTCGTCGGCACCGACCCGGTCGCGCAGCAGCAGGCACTCGCGTTGCAGGCCCAGCTGCAGAACGTCGGCTTCCGGGTGGAACTCGACGCCGATCCGTCGGTCACCAGCCGGATCACGAAGCTGTATGTGAAGAACGCATTCGATCTGGCCATCGGCTCGTCCGCGGTGGTGGCGTCCGATCCGTTCCACCAGTTGAACGACACGGTGTCGAGCACCGCGGCCTACAACCTCACCGGGTATGCGTCGCCGGAGATGGATGCGGCGCTCGTCGCACTGCAGGAGGCCCCCGACGACGACGCCGAACGGGCGGCTCTCGCGGACATCGAGCGGCTGTGGAACCGCGACGTCGTCTCGGTCAACCTGAGCACCGCCGTCAACGCCGAGTTCTGGCGCGACACGGTGCACGGTGTGGTGCCCGCCTCGGACTTCATGATGTTGTTCGGTGACGTCTGGAAGAACTGA